Part of the Lucilia cuprina isolate Lc7/37 chromosome 5, ASM2204524v1, whole genome shotgun sequence genome is shown below.
ttcgacttttcccgacttttcgactatttcagacttgtcgatgatttttgacttttttcgatttttaactattttcgactgtttgactattttgtcttttttgacttttcgactttttctgatttttttcgacatttttcgacgtttttcttctttttcgacttttttctactttttccgactattttcgactttttccgactttttgactatttttgacttttttccgacttttcgactattttcgactctttccgacttatcgaattttttcgacttttatttccaaagtcgacttttcgacttttttcacagagaacaaaatagtcgtttcgacaaaaagttgaatgttcgattattcgaaattcgatttatagaactctagtttattgtagaaattttgtatagagATTGATCGTATTAAACCTATAgttaaaacgaaaagtcgactttttgcatttagttaaaagtcgacttttttccattcttttaaaattttcgactattttggacatttttctactattttcgagttttcgacttttaacgacttatcgacttttgtcggacttttcaacttttttcgacttatcgacttttttcaacttttcgacttttcgatttttttcgactttccgacaacatttattttcaaaattgacttttttcacagacgatagtcaagTTATCAAcgtttttggaacaaaatagtcgacttcgactttttgacaaaatgtcgattgttcgattattcgaaagtcgattctATAATCATAATTAAACCTTTAAGTTTTTTCCCTAGGAAAACACTATCAGGCACAGTcgaattgttacaataacaaacacttttaataatattatataatagctcttaatttattgtattaaattgtacaTATCTGtagatataattaaaatatttttataataaacaattttcattttctatttattactatgttaataaataaacaaaatataacacaatttaatatttacaagcgattttatttcaaataaaccgctttattaaatttattttctttgaaacaCGCAGTTCTTAATAAAACATACATTTGACTTACCCtgtgttaaatgtttatattcgAAATTTGATTATAGAAATTGCTATACAACAGCTGATCAAAACAactgtttacaatttttacaatcGGCgtctttttcaacaaaaaaggaaaaaatttaatttttataacaaaattaaaaaaaaaaaaaactaagaaatcacctttcaaaaaacaatgaaaaaataaaaaaaaaaaaaaaacaaaaagcaatccatttgaaaaaataacactTTAACAATGGAGGCGATTTTacctttcaaaataaaaaatgaacaaaaattctaTGAAAGTGCCTTAAAAGTGGGCTACAATGAAATGGAAATAGTATGTAGAcggcaataaattataaatttaaataattttaaatttaaattcttaataaatttcaGTATAAATTCATTTATGTCATGCAACAAAGTGACATGGACATTTTTCCCAAAATGCATGACGAACGTATTAATATACTCATCTATGGCTGGGAATTGTGTGAAGATTATAAGCAAAAACTTAATCCCAATGAATGGGAATTACCGGAGGAAATGGAAGTAATATTAAAACTTCTTGTGCCCTGGAGTATGGATATATGGTTTAGTAAGGAATGGgataaatgcaaaatatatttgaaaattggtTTAATACATTGTTTAAATCGTGCCCGTGATTTGTTAATGCGTATGCCGGATATGATGCAAATAAATTGGGATTTTCTATTGCTTTACAATCTAAAGCCCTGGAATGTTATGTATTTAAAGAATCTTACTGTCACCAAGGAGAAAACATTGGAAAATGGTGCTCAATCTATAGAGACGGAGGAATTGCCGGCAACGGATGAAggtaagtgaaaattttgttaaaaaggaaTCATTAATTGACacatgtttttagaaaataaaacaaactcatTTCGCTTCAAGACATTGTATAAAGTAGTGtatatatctagtctatagtatagtttatagtctagtgaagtctatagtctagtttttagtctaatctatagtctagtctatagtgtagtctatagtgtagtctatagtgtagtctatagtgtagtctatagtgaagtctatagtgtagtctatagtgtagtctatagtgtagtctatagtttagtctatagtgtagtctatagtttagtctatagtgtagtccagtctatagtctagtctatagtccagtctgtattctagtctagtctatagccaagtttTTGGTACAGTCCTttgacaattctatagtctagtctgtagtctaattttTCTGAAAACCTTAATacctattttctttttattttcagataTATCTTATGTCAAATTGGAACAACTACCATTAATTGTCTTACGTTTAGTTAAATTCTTTGATCAATCATCCATCGATATGGTGAAAACATTATGTATGCGCGTTATAGCAGCTTGGAATAAAATACATCAGACTGAATTAGAAACATCAGGTTCTAGAAGACGTTATATACCTCCCGAAGACAAAAGATGTTTGCTATTAATATGCCATATATATCTAATGGCCGTTTATGAATCAGATGATGTCAAAGGTTATGTTATAGATAATATGGTATGGGAAACATATAAAATTGTCAAAACAATGTTGAATAttccttaaaaatttctttaatctcTTTATTAGATCAACAATATACGCTTCTATTATCAGGGATTTCAAAACTCTACCGCCATGTACGTTATGGATAATTTAGAATATACTCCTGCTCGTTTTATAGCACTCACTAACATGCATTTGCGCGTACAAAAACGTGATTTTTTCGATTTCTTTATTTGGAATAAATATGATACTTCACTAGTCAATTTATTTGGTGTTGTTTCACAAGcctataaaagttatttgctCGGGAATTTATTAATGGAACTTAATAATATGAATGAAGATGATTTTGCATCGAATATACCGCTTTACAAACGTCTTATGAATTCGTATGTTAATGAACGTGAAAAAAgtgaattgtttttattaaatgaactaGACAAACTGGAAGCACAACGTTATGCTCATAATATTATACAGACTGTGAAAAATGTTACcgattttaagaataaaatatgtaaaggaAATCGCATGAGTAATATTGGTAATTATGAAAATTCCGATGATACAGTGACACCATTGACAGATGGTGATATTGAAAATCCAACGGAATTTGCAATGGAGGAAGATATAAGAGAGGAGGTTGTTGCTGAAGAGGGAGAAGATGAACTGGAACGTATACGTAAGAAAGAGAGTGAATTACGTTTGGATcctatatttcaaaatttacctAATAATGAGAGTATACTTTATTATGTCTATGAGGTTTTGGCAAAGAAGGTAAGATTTTCGATTTAGTAgaagtctaatctattgtctagtctatagtctagcctattctaggctatagtctggtctatagtccagtctatagtatggtctatagtctattctatagtctatagtctagtctatagtctagtctttagtctaatctatagtctagtctatattctagtttatagtctagtctatagtctagtctatagtctagtctatagtctagtttatagtctagtctatagtgtagtctatagtctagtctatagtctagtctatagtttagtctagtctatagtctagtttatagtctagtctacagtttagtctatagtttagtctatagtttagtctatagtctagtctatagtctagtctatagtctagtctatagtctagtctatagtttagtctatagtctagtctacagtctagtctatagtctagtctttagtctagtctatagtctagtctttagtctagtctatagtctagtctttagtctagtctatagtctagtctatattctaatctatagtctttagtctagtctatggtctagtctatagtctagtctatagtctagtctatggtctagtctatagtctagtctatattctaatctatagacaagtctatagtctagcctatattctaatctatagacaggtctatagtctagtctatgttctaatctatagacagtctatagtctagtctatagtctagtctttagtctagtctatagtctagtctatagtctagtctgtagtctagtctatggtctagtctatagtctagtctatagtctagtctatagtctagtctaaagtctagtttatagtctagtctatagtctagtctataatctagtctatagtctagtctatagtctagtctataatctagtctatagtctagtctatagtctagtctatagtctagtctataatctagtctatagtctagtctatagtctagtctatagtctagtctatagtctagtctatagtctagtctatagtctagtctatagtctagtctatagtctagtctatagtctagtctatattatagtctatagtctagtctatagtctagtctatagtctagtctagtctatagtctagtctatagtctagtctatagtctagtctatattctagtctatagtctagtctatagtctaatctttagtctaatctatttaTAGTTTACTCTAGAGTCCAGTCCTTAttcttgttatttatatattttgttctcCTTTCTCAGGACTACAAAGGTTGGCATTTTGCCAAAATCGTTTTGCTTGTCAAAATCATCGATCACGAGCTAAACATGATCGAAACGTGGCGTTATCATCCCGGTTTAACTGCCGATTTCAtgttaaatttagaaataaaactttCCCATCATTATGTCGACTTGGCAAAAATCTTTAAAGATCATCCATTTTTAGAACAAGAATTTTGGCTTACAGCTTTCTATCTCAATCCCACTAATGATATCTATGAAACTATTAAAAGGCTGGGCATGCGTAACAACCGTAAACGTACCGATGAACAAGCGAAACTGGTCATGAGTATTGATAATATAGATGCTAAATATGGTTTACTAAGTTCTACTATAGATGTCAAGGAAATTGCCACTTTGGCCAATACCGATGATCCCGATACAGATTATAATCCTTTATTTGCAGCTTTGCACTCTTTAAGGGTACCCGATAGTTTGGTTAAAGACATGATAACTGCCATATTTTTGCCACGCAATAAAAGTTTTGCCTGGGTTGTGGATTGGGGTGTATTACGTTCACGATGTAAAATGATTATGAACAATTCCAAGGAGAAAAAACGTTTTGTAGAACTTAATATGGCCGAGGCAAATGAacgtttgaaatatttaataattgattatgaaaaatataaaaataggcCACAGCTGGACTATGGTACTATAGAGGAGGGTTATGAGAATCTAATGCAAAGTGGTGATTTCGATAAGGAAACAGATGAAGAGGAGGAAGAAGAAGAGGAGGATGATTTTGAAGATGATGAAGATGTGTATGAAAGTAAAAGAAGAGGTAGAGGAAGTTTTGCAGCAGCAGCCAGAAAAAAGGAAGAAGAAAAAGTTCAAGgtaaatatttagtaattttttcaaaatcctatttagttttaataatgttttctttaacaGACGACAACTCGCAAGAGGATGATCCATTTTTAATGGGTAAAAGACGTACTCGTGCACGCACTGCCGCTACTCTAGCCAGTTTCCTATTTCAAACACTACCCCGTTCCTCGAGACGTAAACGCAATCAAAAACCCATTGACGAAGAAACAAAAATTGATGATGACAAGACATCTAATGATAATGATGAAAAATCTTCAGAATCTAAATCACCCATAACAATCACAGAATCACCCATGCCATCGTCACCACTCAGCGGTGAAGTGGAACAAAAAGTCCCCGAAATTCCCATTGTACCcactaaaaacattaaagattGTCTCAAAGAAAGACCAACATTTTTGAACTCTACTCAGGGTTTTCAAAATCTTATCGATATTTGGAATGTAGAAAAAACTGATTTACAATCAATCGATGAAAATTGTGTTTCTTTAATGGAAAGTTCAGCTGTACTAAAACGTGCCATTAAATGGAAGCaattaaataaagtaataaatccAATGGGTTGTGATGAAGAGGAATTTATCGATGAAAAAGAGATGATAATACATAATGCAGAATTTGCCATAAAAatggaatttaatttaaatgcggTGAAAGAGGAAGatgttgaaatgaaaaatattgagaTGGATGCTGTTGTAGAGAATGGTAAGTGGAAAACCAttttgtgattttgttttaaactaaatttatttattttttttacgttttagTAAAAAGGGATGAATCTCATGAAGTGGTTTCGGAATCGATAGTTATGGATGCAGTTACCGTTGAAAAAGGTTAGTATTATGTTTAACTTAActtcaaatctatagtctagtctataatcaaatctatatactagtctatagtcaaatctatagtctagtcaatagtctaggctatagtctagtctatagtctagtctatagtttagtctatagtttagtctattgtctagtctatagttaagtctatagtctagtctatagtttagtctatagtctagtttatagtctagtctagtctatagtctaatctatagtctaatctataatctagtctatagtcttatctatagtctagtctgtagtctagtctatagtgtagtctatagtctagtctatagtctagtctatagtctagtctatagtctagtctatagtctaatcttgtctatagtctagtctatagtctagttttgtctatagtctagtctatagtgtagtcttgtctgtagtctagtcttgtctatagtctagtcttgtctatagtcttgtctatagtgcagtctatagtcttgtctatagtctagtctatagtctagtctatagtcttgtctatagtctagtctatagtctagtctatagtctagtctattgtctagtcttgtctatagtcttgtctaaagtctagtctatagtctagtctatagtgtagtcttgtctatagtcttgtctatagtctagtctatagtgtagtcttgtctgtagtctagtcttgtctatagtctagtctatagtattgtctatagtctagtctatagtcttgtctatagtctagtcttgtctatagtctagtcttgtctatagtctagtcttgtctatagtctagtcttgtcaatagtctagtatgtagtcttgtctgtagtctagtctatagtcaagtctatagtctagtcttgtctatagtctagtctatagtgtagcctatagtttaatctatagtctagtctaaagtctagtctatagtctagtacatagtctactCCATggaatctaaagtctagtatatagtatagtctatagtctattctatgtaCAGTCCAGGCTATTCACATACAATTccttttttatctatttttaaaattctagagTCTGAATTGGAACTCACCGAAAATGAACAGAATCAAGAggtaattgtttattttaaatataacatttctaaacatttaaataaatattataattactttaaacaaattccTTATAGATACCGACTATCGAGGAGAATAGCGACGATTCAGACATGTCTACAGCTGCTATTAAGGATACCGAGGAAGTTAGTGAAACAAATACGGATGTGAATAATTCAAAGCGAAATAGTATTAATAGTGATACTGAGTTTTCAACGGATAAGAttgatgaaaatgaaattttaaatgaagaaacCGAAACAACAACTAAGCAAAAAGAGAATATAGAGACTGAGCAGGAGGGTATAACTCAAGAAGAAACAAATAAAGATGAACAGGATAGTAAAGATGATTTAGATCAAGAAAagcaagaagaaaaacaaactgaAGAAACATCATTAAATAAAGAACTTAACGAAAGcgatatagaaaataaaacagaaacaacAGTTTCAGAAGACTTGACAACAACCGAGAAATCAACAACAGTCGAAGAATCAATAGAACAAGTTTTAGATACCTTAACTAACAACGACAAAGCAAATTCGAATGTTGAGCAAGAATTACAGACATTAGAAGAGACAAACAAAGATACTGATATTGAAAATCCAGATAATTTGGAgacaaaaagtaaagaaaatttggactatgaaaataaaatttcagaaaatataaaagaaactaaAGAAACTTTAGAAGAAGATGTGgaatcaaaaacaacaacagaagattcaaataaactaaacattttgaAGCAAAACACTGAAACTGAACAAAATGAACTTGAACAATCGATAACAAAAGATAAGGAATCCCATTCGCAATCTTTGCTTGAAGAATCTAATATAGTTTTACACTACTCCTCCTGCGAAGATTTGGAAGCATCAAAGACACAAAATGAAGAAATTAGTTCCAAAACAGAAGAAACTAAAAATGAATCTGTTAAATCCGAACAAAACTCTGATAGTAGCGATACACAAGAGTTAAAAAATCtatgtttaatgaaaaatgtaaaagtattAGTACGAAAATTACGTCCTGCAGATTTAACTGATTTAAGGCAACCTGTAGTGAAGATACGACGTGTTAGCTATGAAAATTACATGGAGAAGTTTCGAGCTAATCGAAGGCGAATGGCTGGAAAAGGTAAATATAGATTTAAGGgcataaaagttttcaattttataaaaagttatttttctcTCACCTTAACAGCTTATGTTGATATCGATGACAGTTCTAATTCGAACAACAGCTACGGCACCAATAGCAGTTCATCTGATGCCTATCGACCGcctaaagttaaaagaaaactacCGTTGAGACGACATTCTCTGCGTCAAATGCGTACATCAGAATCTGATTATGATTCCAATAATTCAGACGACTTAAAACTATCTACTATGGTAACGAAAGTTAAAGTACGCGAAAGACGTTTAAGTACACCCTCTTCATCACAAAGTTCCAACAACACTGCTTCACTTCGCAAATCAACAACAGCTGGTCCTAAATCGTCTAAACAAAATCTAATTGTAACACCACGCAGTGCCAGTGGCTTAAAATTACGCATATCAAATGCTGAACAAAATTCACAAGAAGCGAAACGTAAGAAAACTTCATCATCTATAGAGTACGATGATATAATTCAATTATCTTCCTCATCGAGTGATGCATGCATTCTAGCGCCCATTGTAGAAGAAGTTATTGAAGTAGACGATCATCCTTTATTCGAGgaagaaattataatttaagttttttagcttagtttttattttaattttacttttctagTTTAATTTCTTGACTGTAAATACTAAATGCGCAAAATATTATGTTTACAGCGTGGACAACCAACTTTCTACTTCATCCTTTATCCATCatcttatttattaatattgtacataaaacaaaaatttaagttattttaaacaaaactataaaattctCAACGTATTAATAAAGAGGAAATGTTTGatttagtaaaatttgtttgtaaatttaaatttatcactTTGAATATAGTCTAGTTGCAGTCCAGAAACTGGTCTGttttatagttaagtctataatctagtctacaaacTAGTCTATACTGAAGTCTCATCTACAATCTATAGACTAAcgtatatactagtctatagtcaaatatatggtctagtctactttatagtttagtctatagtccattctagtCTGCaatctagcctttagtctattctagcctatagtctagtctacagtccattctagtccatagtctagtctatcgtgtAGTTCATAGTCtttagtgtagcctatagtctagtctatagtctagtctaaagtctagtctatatctaatCTATGATGCATTAtatagtcgtgtctatagtctagcctttagtctaatttatagtcaagtctagtatagtctagtctgtagtctagtctttagtctagtctatggtctagcctagtatatagtctggcctatagtctataatataatctatagtctagtctatagtatagtctagtctatagtctagtctagtcaataatctaataatataatctatagtctagttactatgctatagtctagtctatagtatagtctagtctatagtctagtctatagtcgagtctatagtctagtctatagtcgagtctatagtcttgcctatagtctagtctataatctagtctatagtctagtctatagtctagtctatagtctagtctatagtctagcctatagtctagtctatagtctagtctatagtctagtctatagtctagtctatagtctagtctatagtctagtctatagtctagtctatagtctagtctatagtcttgtctatagtctagtctatagtctagtctatagtctagcctatagtctaatatatagtctagtctttaatccagtctatattctagtctatagtctactctgtggAGTTgcctataatatagtctatagtctagtctgtcgtTTAacctatagtgtggtctattaCTAGTCTATATTATTATCGATGGTCTTGTCCATAGGCTAAtttgtagtctatggtcttgtctatagtctagtctatagtttgtctattgtctagtctatagtctggtctatagagtatagtctaggcAACAGTTTATCAATTCCTTCAATATAAAAACATCATCCCCTAAACcagcataaaatttaattgcaaactaaaaactaacgaaaataatgataataataattttgtaattgaaaaaattgcagtttttaCTCTCAAAACTAAGAAGAAAATGCATCCATCATACTTATCCattgaacaaaataaaatacataaatcttAGTAACAGGAACACTGTCATcctttgtttaaaaatagtgAAAAGTGTATTTCGCTGCAAACCAACCCCTAAGTTAGAAAACATATTGGCACAAGGATCCTTCTGTTTATTCAATAATAAGAaacctaaattttttcaatgaatTGCAATTGTTAACGTTACACACATAGCAAATATTTCTACCCACTTTATACTTAACAGAGGCAGTAATGAATTTTAATCATGTTTACTTATTTCGAGGATTAAAGGACTTCTTTTTGGtgcaaaaaaattctttatgacATTGATTTAATCTGTGTATGTGGATGATCTTACTTGATGTAGTGTTTATGTATTTGtacatgtttaaataaaataaataaagtgtcTTGTATGATTTGGCCAATTTTAAAGTGAACATATTGTGGCTGTATAATGCAGGGATTTAAAAGAGTGATTTTGTACATATAAGAATTGAAGAATAAATAGACATTAATATAGACTCGAACCGAATCATTAGACAACTATAATACAACCCAAatctagaattttataaaagactACATTCCTTTCCATGACTGCTTTAAAAATACCATTTTCAAATGTTAACACCAAcacaaaataatttctattgcTATTACATTTATACACTCCATCTCTTTCATATTCTTTCTTCGTCCTGTTCAAATACTAACTGcagcaaataaacaaataaaaactgtcTCTTTATCCCATTGTTGTTTATTGTTGGCATTTTTGTGTTGGATTATTTACtttttgctaatattttatGACACCACACTGACAGCccggcagacagacagacagaataAACCTAATAAGGATGGCAAGGACATATTTGAATGATATGAATTTATAATAGGATTTATTTGTTCATTGCTTTACTCTTCGACTATTGGCAAATTTGTTGCGGTGGCGTTTTTGTGTTGATTTAGATTAAACTTGCGTAGAAAATTTATTCGTTAAGGATAATTTCTAATTAAAGCGGCTAGTTGACTTTTAAAGTGGGACTGTGTGGGATATTAAAAAGTCTAAACCAATATACTCgacgactataaactagactatacactaaaatACAGACTTGGCTATTGAGTATAATATTGACTAGGCTAGTCTTTAGACAGGATCAGAAAGTTGACTATATACAAGGCTAGAAGCTAGACCATAGGTTACATTATAGACAATACTTTAACTAAAACTAGACAAtagcctagactttagactggactgtagactatagactagactatagactagactatagactagactatagactagactatagaatagactatagactagactatagactacactatagactagactatagacNNNNNNNNNNNNNNNNNNNNNNNNNNNNNNNNNNNNNNNNNNNNNNNNNNNNNNNNNNNNNNNNNNNNNNNNNNNNNNNNNNNNNNNNNNNNNNNNNNNNtagactagactatggactagactatagactagactatagactaaaatagacTCTAAACAGACTAGAGTAGGctacaataggctagactaaactatagactagactacagactagactataaactagactgtagactagactatagacaagactatagactagactatagactagactatggactagactatggactagactatagactagactttagactagactatagactaaaatagactctaaactagaatagactatagactagtataggctatagactagaataggctatagactggaatcggctatagactagaagagactatagactagaatagactatagactagactatagaccagactgtagactagactatagactagaccatagaatagactatagactagactatagaatagactatagactagactatagattagactatagactagactctactAACCGATGCTTAGTATCAATAGCCGATCTATGTCCAGACGATATATACCCTTCAATCTTATATCATGTTTAGCTTTAATCAAAAATCTTTCCAAATTTTTTAGTCCTTAAGTAGATCATCAATTAATTTCTAGCTTCAAACGATCTTCACAAGAACAATTCCTAAATTATTGATCTTTTTCCGTCTGATATATCTATTAATTTAGCTTATTTCTAGCCTCACTTTTGGTTTAATCGTAGTACTTATTTGCTATTATAatagatatatatatttagtCCAATTATACGTCGAATagcttaatttattaaaatcttt
Proteins encoded:
- the LOC111685667 gene encoding rootletin, encoding MEAILPFKIKNEQKFYESALKVGYNEMEIYKFIYVMQQSDMDIFPKMHDERINILIYGWELCEDYKQKLNPNEWELPEEMEVILKLLVPWSMDIWFSKEWDKCKIYLKIGLIHCLNRARDLLMRMPDMMQINWDFLLLYNLKPWNVMYLKNLTVTKEKTLENGAQSIETEELPATDEDISYVKLEQLPLIVLRLVKFFDQSSIDMVKTLCMRVIAAWNKIHQTELETSGSRRRYIPPEDKRCLLLICHIYLMAVYESDDVKGYVIDNMINNIRFYYQGFQNSTAMYVMDNLEYTPARFIALTNMHLRVQKRDFFDFFIWNKYDTSLVNLFGVVSQAYKSYLLGNLLMELNNMNEDDFASNIPLYKRLMNSYVNEREKSELFLLNELDKLEAQRYAHNIIQTVKNVTDFKNKICKGNRMSNIGNYENSDDTVTPLTDGDIENPTEFAMEEDIREEVVAEEGEDELERIRKKESELRLDPIFQNLPNNESILYYVYEVLAKKDYKGWHFAKIVLLVKIIDHELNMIETWRYHPGLTADFMLNLEIKLSHHYVDLAKIFKDHPFLEQEFWLTAFYLNPTNDIYETIKRLGMRNNRKRTDEQAKLVMSIDNIDAKYGLLSSTIDVKEIATLANTDDPDTDYNPLFAALHSLRVPDSLVKDMITAIFLPRNKSFAWVVDWGVLRSRCKMIMNNSKEKKRFVELNMAEANERLKYLIIDYEKYKNRPQLDYGTIEEGYENLMQSGDFDKETDEEEEEEEEDDFEDDEDVYESKRRGRGSFAAAARKKEEEKVQDDNSQEDDPFLMGKRRTRARTAATLASFLFQTLPRSSRRKRNQKPIDEETKIDDDKTSNDNDEKSSESKSPITITESPMPSSPLSGEVEQKVPEIPIVPTKNIKDCLKERPTFLNSTQGFQNLIDIWNVEKTDLQSIDENCVSLMESSAVLKRAIKWKQLNKVINPMGCDEEEFIDEKEMIIHNAEFAIKMEFNLNAVKEEDVEMKNIEMDAVVENVKRDESHEVVSESIVMDAVTVEKESELELTENEQNQEIPTIEENSDDSDMSTAAIKDTEEVSETNTDVNNSKRNSINSDTEFSTDKIDENEILNEETETTTKQKENIETEQEGITQEETNKDEQDSKDDLDQEKQEEKQTEETSLNKELNESDIENKTETTVSEDLTTTEKSTTVEESIEQVLDTLTNNDKANSNVEQELQTLEETNKDTDIENPDNLETKSKENLDYENKISENIKETKETLEEDVESKTTTEDSNKLNILKQNTETEQNELEQSITKDKESHSQSLLEESNIVLHYSSCEDLEASKTQNEEISSKTEETKNESVKSEQNSDSSDTQELKNLCLMKNVKVLVRKLRPADLTDLRQPVVKIRRVSYENYMEKFRANRRRMAGKAYVDIDDSSNSNNSYGTNSSSSDAYRPPKVKRKLPLRRHSLRQMRTSESDYDSNNSDDLKLSTMVTKVKVRERRLSTPSSSQSSNNTASLRKSTTAGPKSSKQNLIVTPRSASGLKLRISNAEQNSQEAKRKKTSSSIEYDDIIQLSSSSSDACILAPIVEEVIEVDDHPLFEEEIII